Proteins found in one Patescibacteria group bacterium genomic segment:
- a CDS encoding archease, translating to MKNLVSKKYQILEHPADLKIKVYGKDLAELLNNVLQALNEATEPKILDEKIETEIEIKSENLENLFVDFLSEVIYQTDLNNAAYLKAKFEKLTEKELKGKIFGQKIKSFQTEVKAVTWHDLEIKKENSSFFATVVFDI from the coding sequence ATGAAAAATTTGGTTTCAAAAAAATATCAGATTCTCGAACATCCAGCTGATTTAAAAATTAAAGTTTATGGAAAAGATTTAGCTGAATTATTAAACAATGTTTTGCAAGCTCTTAATGAAGCCACCGAGCCTAAAATTTTAGATGAAAAAATTGAAACTGAGATTGAAATTAAGTCAGAAAATTTGGAAAATCTTTTTGTTGACTTTTTGAGTGAAGTGATTTATCAAACCGATTTAAATAATGCGGCTTATTTAAAAGCAAAATTTGAAAAATTGACCGAGAAAGAATTAAAGGGGAAAATTTTTGGTCAAAAAATAAAAAGTTTTCAAACCGAAGTTAAAGCCGTCACCTGGCACGATTTAGAAATCAAAAAAGAAAACAGTTCTTTTTTTGCGACAGTTGTTTTCGATATTTAA